The following are from one region of the Populus trichocarpa isolate Nisqually-1 chromosome 8, P.trichocarpa_v4.1, whole genome shotgun sequence genome:
- the LOC7457865 gene encoding protein TIME FOR COFFEE isoform X2, with the protein MDRNREARRVSLAASNGLSRRRHRSSSLRDSPEDDGPVELQETTRLRDRKKDRDRDRDRDRDREKDRERDRISGRSKRRRGERLMHGSNREDGERDDSSDEESVNDDEYEDDDDAVGVAGSSMRMLPPNPSSLSSSSMSNHHHRKSFPPPAKVFRTAPTTINTTAAVTPWKAPDEMIGVSVPRKARSASTKRSHECWVSSGGGVGSEQTHRQASTSPVRSSGPAMLASISASPAAPASPPSSSNASVKKKMKPNGPKQKPPKSSSKPNSSAQDEIEFEIAEVLYGLLRQPQAPSKQEIVGNDSTKFDSRENHNKSTSDAKSRVSSPISNSQSTVPQSSSIPQSNSSSSAAPMSAIAPKRKRPRPVKYEDEHPANFPARNSSILSTAKIDIDQPAKNESSPNIEKNLGSAAENGGVSCDLLANQAAPATTEAQLQEVVKPENHPSSDSKPMTEESECRDLGEPKEEPRSPMKESTPGLRFDDGSESLTANKANVMASEIDSQREEKFQIDLMAPPSRSSPERDIEIDFVAVDPKSMVTNGETEKKPMMVKEDEKALKTGKENMNVEPEEKRTKVTGEEVESQKPIVNEERNIDLQLDLEKADRDSATVTASRNKLLQHVQKQQQPNIEKIAPQSSSLPLPMSMTSWPGGLPHMGYMAPLQGVVSMDGSAVSSAALQPPHLIFSQPRPKRCATHCYIARNILCHQQIIRMNPFWPPAGAPALQYGAKASNMNVVPSTDLHAVRGGNSVEKGQGLAIFPGPAGKDKNSQAANSVDAAQRKQILLQQALPPGAHSNILHGPTFIFPMNQQQAAAAAAASVRPGSVKSSPAAGSVASSSSSSSASISATAPAVAGATAMSFNYPNFPGNETQYLAILQNGAYPIPIPAHVGPTTAYRGTHPQAMPLFNGSFYSSRMVHPSQLQQQQQPSTQTQQSQQGHQNPSISSGSSSSQKHLQNQQHKPHGSAGSGNLQGFPCPKNQPPQSLPNHQRQLMQNQNVTHQARQLESELGGEDSPSTADSRVSRANMSIYGQNLMPIHPANFALMNPPPMGSAHSASGNTGEKKSQQPQTQASKAGVEPLASQTFAMSFAPINGTTASPGLDISSLAQNHALLQSLPEAARHGYHHFIAAAQATQQKNYRVSEEGNSGGNDTSNVEEERKAMAGGKTPLSAGQSIVFSRPDLTDSPVSTMPVNNVVDSSARNLNLGSAPARTSGSFMSATIGTGNAPSMQQQMQRNHHQQQQWNQQIFQFQKQQQFAAAAAASTRSKTPATSNGSVYSDHISSSSSAATKFPNALSAFPQNLVQSSSSPAQSPQWKSSARTTTSQVPSSSLTSSSSTLKNLPQQQGRTQQSNSHISFAANQKSSASPQGQPNPSSNQSSSPPLVVGSPTTSISKSAGGSPRTSTSTSNKGGQSSQQSKNSASVPVQKSSPVGGRNIPSILGYPHNSSSSNPGAKPQLSHQQQQHLTKHALPQAQLIYTNAFMQVQAQHVANSTNVASAASGFYLQRHRSEQQPQPHGAPATSSTGMLNLCHPVTLANTSTTDPAKAVAAASNNMKGGGLPPQGLIHAQFAAVQPSGKPHQILPAGFHYVHPVPTAVQVKPAEQKQPAGE; encoded by the exons ATGGATAGAAACAGAGAAGCAAGAAGAGTGAGTTTGGCGGCTAGTAATGGCTTGTCTAGAAGAAGACATAGAAGTAGCAGTCTAAGAGACTCTCCAG AAGATGATGGACCAGTGGAGTTGCAAGAAACAACGAGGCTACGAGATCGGAAAAAAGATCGAGATCGGGACAGAGATAGGGACCGAGACCGTGAAAAAGACCGAGAGAGAGACCGGATTAGCGGCAGGAGTAAAAGACGGAGAGGGGAGAGATTGATGCACGGGAGTAACAGAGAAGATGGAGAGCGAGACGATAGCTCAGACGAAGAGAGCGTTAACGATGACGAATATGAAGATGACGATGACGCAGTTGGTGTTGCTGGGAGTTCCATGAGGATGCTCCCACCGAATCCTTcttctttatcttcttcttctatgtCTAATCATCATCATCGGAAGAGCTTTCCTCCGCCGGCCAAAGTTTTTAGAACCGCGCCGACGACGATAAATACCACGGCAGCAGTAACACCGTGGAAGGCTCCTGATGAAATGATTGGCGTGTCGGTGCCTAGAAAAGCTCGGTCAG CATCCACTAAGAGGTCACATGAATGTTGGGTTTCAAGTGGTGGCGGAGTTGGTAGTGAGCAAACTCACCGGCAAGCTTCGACATCTCCGGTAAGATCGAGTGGACCAGCTATGCTGGCTTCAATTTCAGCTTCTCCGGCTGCTCCCGCATCCCCTCCATCATCTTCTAATGCTTCAGTAAAAAAGAAGATG AAGCCAAATGGACCGAAACAGAAACCACCTAAATCTTCTTCGAAACCCAACTCTTCAGCACAAGATGAGATTGAGTTTGAGATTGCTGAGGTGTTGTATGGATTGTTGAGGCAACCACAAGCACCTTCAAAGCAAGAAATAGTGGGAAATGATTCGACAAAGTTTGATTCCAGAGAAAATCATAATAAGTCTACTAGTGATGCTAAATCCAGAGTTTCCTCGCCGATCTCTAACTCACAGTCAACTGTTCCTCAGTCATCTTCAATTCCTCAATCTAATTCTAGCTCCTCTGCTGCTCCTATGTCTGCAATTG CACCGAAGAGGAAGAGACCGCGACCAGTAAAGTATGAAGATGAGCATCCTGCTAATTTTCCTGCTCGCAATAGTTCCATTTTGTCAACGGCCAAGATTGACATTGATCAGCCTGCAAAAAATGAATCTTCTCCTAATATAGAGAAGAATTTGGGATCTGCAGCTGAAAATGGTGGAGTTTCATGTGATTTACTGGCCAATCAAGCTGCTCCGGCGACAACAGAGGCGCAGCTGCAGGAGGTTGTTAAGCCGGAGAATCATCCGTCATCGGATTCCAAGCCCATGACTGAAGAATCAGAATGTAGAGATTTGGGTGAACCTAAAGAAGAGCCTAGGTCTCCTATGAAGGAATCCACTCCTGGCCTTAGATTTGATGATGGTTCCGAGAGTTTGACAGCAAATAAAGC GAATGTGATGGCCTCTGAGATTGATAGCCAGCGAGAAGAAAAGTTCCAGATCGATCTGATGG CTCCTCCATCAAGATCATCTCCAGAAAGGGACATTGAGATTGATTTTGTGGCTGTAGATCCTAAATCTATGGTCACAAATGGGGAAACG GAAAAGAAGCCTATGATGGTCAAAGAAGACGAGAAAGCATTAAAAACTGGGAAGGAAAATATGAATGTGGAACCTGAAGAGAAAAGGACAAAAGTTACAGGAGAAGAAGTTGAATCCCAGAAGCCTATTGTTAATGAAGAGAGGAATATTGATCTCCAGCTGGATTTAGAGAAGGCTGATAGAGATAGTGCTACTGTTACTGCAAGTAGAAACAAGCTACTTCAGCATGTCCAGAAGCAGCAGCAACCCAACATAGagaaaattg CTCCTCAATCTAGTTCTTTGCCTTTGCCAATGTCTATGACTAGCTGGCCTGGTGGGCTTCCTCACATGGG ATATATGGCACCTCTACAAGGAGTTGTTTCCATGGATGGAAGTGCCGTGTCTTCTGCAGCCTTACAG CCTCCACATTTGATTTTTAGCCAACCACGGCCAAAAAGGTGTGCAACACATTGCTACATTGCAAGGAATATTCTTTGTCACCAGCAAATTATTAGGATGAATCCTTTCTGGCCACCAGCAGGGGCTCCTGCTTTACAGTATGGGGCTAAAGCGAGCAATATGAATGTGGTGCCCTCCACCGATTTGCATGCAGTTAGAGGTGGGAATTCTGTAGAGAAGGGGCAGGGTCTTGCCATCTTTCCAGGTCCCGCTGGGAAGGACAAGAATTCTCAAGCTGCTAACAGTGTAGACGCTGCACAGAGAAAGCAGATTTTGCTTCAGCAAGCCTTGCCCCCTGGTGCTCACAGTAATATTTTG CATGGACCCACTTTTATCTTCCCAATGAATCAACAACAAGCTGCTGCTGCAGCAGCAGCTTCTGTCCGACCAGGCAGTGTGAAGTCTTCTCCTGCTGCTGGCAGTGTAGCTTCCTCAAGTAGCTCAAGTTCTGCTTCAATAAGTGCCACGGCACCAGCAGTAGCTGGTGCTACAGCAATGAGCTTCAACTACCCAAACTTCCCAGGCAATGAAACTCAATACTTGGCAATTTTGCAGAATGGTGCATACCCGATTCCAATCCCTGCACATGTTGGGCCCACAACAGCTTATAGAGGAACCCATCCTCAGGCTATGCCTTTGTTTAATGGATCATTTTATTCTTCTCGAATGGTTCATCCTTCACAGCTTCAGCAACAGCAACAACCATCCACACAGACACAACAAAGCCAACAAGGTCATCAAAATCCAAGTATTTCTAGTGGTTCCTCGTCATCCCAGAAGCATTTGCAGAATCAGCAGCATAAACCACATGGGAGTGCAGGTAGTGGAAATTTGCAAGGTTTTCCTTGCCCTAAAAACCAGCCGCCTCAATCCCTGCCAAACCATCAGCGGCAGCTGATGCAAAATCAAAATGTTACTCACCAAGCCCGTCAACTTGAGAGTGAATTAGGTGGTGAAGACAGTCCATCAACTGCTGACAGTCGAGTTTCCCGTGCAAACATGAGTATTTATGGCCAGAATTTAATGCCAATACATCCCGCAAACTTTGCTTTGATGAATCCCCCACCAATGGGTAGTGCCCATAGTGCAAGTGGGAATACTGGTGAAAAGAAATCGCAGCAGCCACAAACACAGGCTTCAAAGGCTGGGGTTGAGCCTTTGGCATCTCAGACTTTTGCAATGTCATTTGCTCCCATCAACGGAACCACAGCTTCCCCAGGTCTTGATATTTCATCACTTGCACAGAATCATGCTCTTCTCCAAAGCCTCCCAGAGGCAGCAAGGCATGGCTATCATCACTTCATTGCTGCGGCCCAAGCAACACAGCAGAAGAATTACCGTGTTTCTGAAGAAGGGAATAGCGGAGGAAATGACACTTCAAATGTGGAAGAAGAGAGGAAGGCCATGGCAGGAGGAAAGACTCCATTATCTGCTGGGCAGTCAATTGTGTTCTCTCGGCCAGATTTAACAGACTCCCCTGTTTCAACAATGCCTGTCAACAATGTTGTTGATAGCTCAGCCAGAAATCTTAACCTTGGGTCCGCTCCTGCTCGGACCTCTGGCTCTTTTATGTCAGCTACTATTGGCACTGGAAATGCACCAAGTATGCAGCAGCAGATGCAGCGGAATcatcatcagcagcagcagTGGAATCAGCAAATCTTTCAGTTTCAGAAGCAGCAACAATTTGCAGCTGCAGCTGCAGCTTCCACTCGTAGTAAAACACCAGCAACTAGTAATGGAAGTGTTTATTCAGACcacatttcatcatcatcatctgcgGCCACCAAGTTCCCTAATGCACTTTCTGCATTTCCTCAAAATCTTGTTCAAAGCAGCAGTAGTCCAGCTCAATCTCCTCAGTGGAAAAGTTCTGCGAGGACCACAACCTCTCAAGTTCCTTCTTCGTCCCTAACCTCATCTTCATCGACCCTCAAAAACCTTCCTCAACAGCAAGGCCGAACCCAACAAAGTAACTCACACATATCTTTTGCAGCTAACCAAAAATCATCTGCTTCTCCTCAAGGGCAACCGAATCCTAGTAGTAACCAATCATCATCTCCTCCATTGGTGGTTGGTTCCCCAACAACATCAATTTCTAAGAGTGCAGGTGGAAGTCCAAGGACATCCACTTCCACAAGTAACAAAGGTGGCCAATCATCTCAGCAATCCAAGAACTCTGCCTCAGTGCCCGTGCAAAAATCGTCTCCAGTTGGTGGAAGAAATATTCCATCAATCCTTGGTTATCCTCACAACTCTTCTTCATCTAACCCTGGTGCAAAGCCTCAACTGTcacatcagcagcagcagcacttAACAAAGCATGCACTGCCGCAGGCTCAGCTAATCTACACTAATGCTTTTATGCAAGTTCAAGCTCAACATGTGGCAAATTCAACAAATGTTGCATCAGCAGCTAGTGGGTTTTATCTGCAAAGACACCGCAGTGAGCAGCAGCCGCAACCACATGGGGCACCAGCAACCTCTTCTACAGGGATGTTGAATTTATGTCATCCAGTCACGCTTGCCAACACCAGCACAACTGATCCTGCAAAGGCAGTTGCTGCAGCTTCTAACAATATGAAAGGTGGTGGCTTACCTCCACAGGGTCTTATCCATGCTCAATTTGCTGCTGTCCAGCCCTCTGGAAAGCCGCACCAGATCTTACCTGCTGGCTTCCATTATGTCCATCCTGTTCCCACTGCAGTTCAGGTGAAACCAGCAGAGCAGAAACAACCTGCTGGCGAATAG